A DNA window from Shewanella baltica contains the following coding sequences:
- a CDS encoding ABC transporter ATP-binding protein, translating to MAQIIADLQCQIQNHKHIKLNADFRCKAGEVLAVVGPSGGGKTTLLRMIAGLNHPDTGQIHFGDRPWFNDKARIALSPQQRHIGYMPQHFGLFPNLTALENVVAGLDHIPKSERIVRAKDWLERVNLQGLPDRLPAHLSGGQRQRVALARALAREPSVLLLDEPFSAVDRETRERLYLELARLKEQLLCPVIMVTHDLNEALLLADSMILISQGKMLQQGAPFEVLSRPRNEAVARQMGLRNIFDGEVVFQDSTKDLTWLKFGEQLIACDYGKDRAVGSKVRWVIPNQGIRFNSISNGRLCRSFNKLDVTIDAMLVMGESVRLICYVTGTQLQLNTEVSLHFAQKLALTKGMQTTVALKSEQIHILE from the coding sequence GTGGCGCAAATCATCGCTGATCTGCAGTGTCAGATCCAAAACCATAAACACATTAAACTCAACGCTGATTTTCGCTGCAAGGCTGGCGAAGTGCTCGCTGTGGTGGGGCCGTCTGGCGGTGGGAAAACGACCTTGCTACGGATGATCGCTGGGTTGAATCATCCCGATACGGGACAAATCCATTTTGGCGATCGGCCTTGGTTTAATGATAAAGCGCGCATCGCCTTGAGCCCACAGCAACGCCATATCGGTTATATGCCGCAGCATTTTGGCTTATTTCCTAATCTCACTGCCTTAGAGAATGTAGTCGCTGGGCTTGATCATATCCCCAAATCTGAGCGTATTGTGCGCGCGAAAGATTGGCTTGAGCGAGTCAACCTACAAGGCCTACCCGATAGATTGCCAGCGCATTTATCTGGCGGTCAGCGCCAGCGCGTTGCCTTAGCGAGAGCGCTTGCCCGCGAACCGTCGGTTTTGTTGCTGGATGAGCCTTTTTCTGCGGTGGACAGGGAAACTCGCGAGCGTTTATACCTTGAGCTTGCGCGCCTCAAAGAACAGTTACTTTGCCCAGTGATTATGGTCACCCACGACTTAAATGAAGCCTTACTGCTGGCTGATTCGATGATTTTGATCAGCCAAGGCAAGATGCTACAGCAAGGTGCACCTTTCGAGGTGTTATCGCGGCCACGAAATGAAGCTGTGGCTAGGCAGATGGGGCTAAGGAATATTTTCGACGGTGAAGTAGTATTTCAAGACAGCACAAAAGACCTCACTTGGCTTAAGTTTGGCGAGCAGTTGATCGCCTGCGACTATGGCAAAGACCGCGCCGTTGGCAGCAAAGTGCGTTGGGTGATCCCCAACCAAGGCATTCGCTTTAACTCGATATCTAACGGACGTTTATGCCGCAGTTTTAATAAGTTAGATGTCACTATCGACGCTATGCTGGTGATGGGGGAATCGGTCCGGCTTATCTGCTATGTCACAGGTACTCAGTTACAACTTAACACCGAAGTATCGCTGCATTTTGCCCAAAAGCTTGCACTCACGAAAGGAATGCAAACCACAGTGGCACTCAAATCCGAACAAATTCATATTTTGGAATAA
- a CDS encoding GGDEF domain-containing protein, which produces MIFDPQALLLIKFICLLASTAAVAWGLIAKPLAIATQASMRFSLANLFVLLGIILNSQRSEASSYLFWFCSDMAILFGFILLRWGTKALFRLSPSVKSDLILLAITASVMLSVPPNFSSERTLAVVFSACAALIFTMLTRDNYQAIKRDTGNRVAIAMVMPLVAMVGIFTIRIFIALLSPEESPMFIAMHTHEAIPVLWFYVFLTLLINIVMIGNAMTRLVSKIRMLAERDQLTGLWNRRAMHKFLNNIHQRWLRDNVPYSMILLDLDHFKEINDQYGHDAGDLALLTAARLFGSVLRENDALCRHGGEEFLVILPTTDAPAARAVAEKLHQVLKDNSFIWQGVTIKIHASLGYATIYQGCQPDKLLIQADQAMYRAKSEGRDRICQAC; this is translated from the coding sequence ATGATATTTGATCCCCAAGCCCTATTACTCATCAAATTTATTTGCCTACTGGCCAGCACCGCAGCCGTGGCATGGGGACTCATTGCCAAACCTTTAGCGATTGCGACTCAAGCCAGTATGCGTTTTTCTCTGGCGAACTTGTTCGTCCTCCTTGGCATCATACTCAACAGCCAACGCTCCGAAGCCTCCAGTTACCTTTTTTGGTTCTGCTCCGATATGGCTATTTTGTTTGGATTCATCCTATTACGCTGGGGTACTAAGGCACTTTTCAGGCTGAGTCCCAGCGTTAAATCCGATCTTATTCTCTTGGCAATCACGGCCAGTGTGATGCTCTCGGTTCCCCCCAACTTCAGCTCCGAACGCACCTTAGCCGTTGTTTTCTCCGCCTGCGCCGCGCTGATTTTTACCATGCTAACGCGGGATAACTATCAGGCCATTAAACGCGATACGGGGAATCGAGTCGCCATCGCTATGGTCATGCCTTTAGTCGCTATGGTGGGTATTTTTACCATTCGCATCTTTATCGCCCTGCTTTCCCCAGAAGAAAGTCCGATGTTTATCGCCATGCACACGCACGAAGCGATACCTGTGCTGTGGTTTTATGTATTTCTAACCCTATTGATCAATATCGTGATGATAGGTAATGCCATGACGCGACTCGTCAGCAAAATCCGTATGTTAGCGGAACGGGATCAACTCACAGGCCTGTGGAATCGCCGGGCTATGCATAAGTTTCTCAACAATATCCATCAACGCTGGCTAAGGGATAATGTGCCTTACAGTATGATTTTATTGGATCTTGACCATTTTAAAGAGATTAACGATCAATACGGCCACGATGCGGGTGATCTCGCCCTGCTGACGGCGGCGAGACTGTTTGGATCGGTATTACGTGAAAATGATGCCCTATGTCGTCACGGTGGTGAGGAGTTTCTGGTGATTTTGCCCACGACCGATGCACCCGCTGCCAGAGCCGTTGCCGAGAAATTGCATCAAGTACTTAAGGACAATTCATTTATCTGGCAAGGTGTTACGATAAAAATCCATGCCAGTTTAGGTTACGCCACTATCTATCAAGGATGCCAGCCAGACAAGCTACTCATTCAAGCGGACCAAGCCATGTACCGCGCCAAATCCGAAGGCCGAGACCGTATTTGCCAAGCTTGCTAG
- a CDS encoding M23 family metallopeptidase codes for MKLTYVGLALSLLLLGGYLIPESPVIPVKGASSKDWNSQTFWYEPWGPSGVHKGIDIFAAKNTAVIAPTPMLIFYRGDFFKGGNVVVGLGAKWQIHYFAHLAQIESATGLIAHQGETLGTVGDTGNAQGKPPHLHYSILSLLPKPWLIDTSTQGYKKAFYQNPITYLETH; via the coding sequence ATGAAGTTAACATATGTTGGATTAGCACTATCGTTACTGCTACTTGGCGGCTATCTGATCCCTGAGTCACCGGTGATCCCAGTCAAAGGCGCCAGCAGTAAAGATTGGAACAGCCAAACCTTTTGGTATGAACCTTGGGGCCCATCGGGCGTACATAAGGGGATAGATATTTTCGCCGCCAAAAACACTGCCGTGATTGCGCCAACGCCTATGCTGATCTTCTATCGAGGCGACTTCTTTAAAGGAGGTAATGTGGTCGTTGGTCTAGGTGCTAAATGGCAAATTCATTATTTTGCCCATTTAGCGCAAATTGAATCAGCCACGGGATTAATTGCCCACCAAGGTGAAACGCTGGGCACTGTCGGCGATACGGGTAATGCTCAAGGTAAACCGCCACATTTGCATTATTCCATTTTGAGCTTATTGCCTAAACCTTGGCTGATAGATACTTCAACCCAAGGATATAAAAAGGCCTTTTATCAAAACCCCATCACCTACTTAGAAACACACTAA
- a CDS encoding YqaE/Pmp3 family membrane protein encodes MDTNKLLLVIIAILLPPVAVFLKAGAGKDLLINIVLCLLFWFPGLLHALWVVTKA; translated from the coding sequence ATGGATACAAATAAATTACTCTTAGTCATTATTGCGATTCTATTGCCACCTGTTGCTGTATTTTTGAAGGCAGGAGCGGGTAAAGATCTGCTAATAAACATAGTCTTGTGTTTACTGTTCTGGTTCCCCGGTTTATTACATGCTCTCTGGGTCGTGACCAAGGCATAA
- a CDS encoding response regulator transcription factor has protein sequence MKILLVEDDATTIDYIVKGFLEQGHNIETASDGHQGLSLATSSQYDLVILDRMLPQLDGLKLLAALRATGNQTPVLILSALAHVDERVKGLRAGGDDYMTKPFAFSELLVRAEKLMHRGQSVPVTTDLVVGGLKMELLTRNVTLDGQELMLQPKEFQLLKYLMEHANQVISRTLLFEAVWDYHFDPRTNVIDVHIAKLRRKFEELGHGELIETVRGAGYRLRQRH, from the coding sequence ATGAAAATACTTTTAGTTGAAGATGATGCGACGACGATTGATTACATCGTCAAAGGATTTCTTGAGCAGGGCCACAATATCGAAACGGCGAGCGATGGCCACCAAGGTTTGTCACTCGCCACGAGTAGTCAGTACGATCTCGTGATCCTCGACCGCATGTTACCACAGCTCGATGGCTTGAAATTATTGGCCGCCTTAAGGGCAACGGGCAATCAAACCCCAGTGCTGATTTTATCTGCCTTAGCGCACGTTGATGAGCGAGTGAAAGGCCTGCGCGCGGGCGGCGACGACTATATGACTAAGCCGTTTGCCTTCTCTGAGTTATTAGTGCGCGCCGAAAAACTCATGCACCGTGGCCAATCTGTGCCAGTCACCACAGATCTCGTTGTCGGTGGTTTGAAGATGGAGTTACTGACCCGTAATGTGACCTTAGACGGGCAAGAGTTGATGCTGCAGCCGAAAGAGTTCCAGTTACTTAAGTATCTGATGGAACATGCGAATCAAGTGATTAGCCGCACCTTATTGTTCGAAGCAGTGTGGGATTATCACTTCGACCCGCGCACGAACGTCATCGATGTGCATATCGCAAAATTACGCCGTAAATTTGAAGAGTTAGGCCATGGCGAGCTTATCGAAACCGTGAGAGGAGCGGGTTATCGCTTACGACAAAGGCATTAA
- a CDS encoding TIGR01621 family pseudouridine synthase, with protein MYRIIADEADFLVISKSAKVHFHSQDGTAGVVAQAEQDLGIKLFAVHRLDTPTSGLLILAKSAVAAKQFTELFTAHKVQKYYLALAKGKPKKKQGWVIGDMAKSRRSMFKLLRTKENPAITQFFSLSVSEGLRLYLLKPHSGKTHQLRVALASLGVPILGDDLYGGMAADRCYLHAYCLHFRYGDEATGWRDYAYRDVPTQGEHFAAEGVTEALIEWSEPDTLAWPAKVD; from the coding sequence ATGTATCGAATCATAGCCGATGAGGCTGACTTCCTTGTTATCTCCAAATCAGCCAAAGTGCATTTCCACAGTCAGGACGGAACAGCGGGCGTGGTGGCGCAGGCTGAGCAAGATTTAGGGATTAAGCTTTTTGCCGTGCATAGATTAGACACACCCACGTCCGGTCTGTTGATTTTGGCCAAAAGCGCCGTCGCCGCTAAGCAATTTACTGAGCTATTTACCGCCCATAAAGTGCAGAAATATTACCTCGCCCTCGCGAAAGGCAAGCCGAAGAAGAAGCAAGGCTGGGTGATTGGTGACATGGCAAAGTCGCGGCGTAGCATGTTTAAACTGCTGCGCACTAAAGAGAATCCGGCGATTACGCAGTTTTTTTCATTGAGTGTCAGTGAGGGATTGCGTTTATATTTACTGAAACCCCATTCGGGTAAAACCCATCAATTAAGAGTCGCCTTGGCAAGTTTAGGTGTGCCGATTTTAGGCGATGATTTATACGGTGGCATGGCGGCGGATCGTTGTTATCTGCACGCCTACTGTCTGCATTTTCGCTATGGCGATGAAGCGACTGGCTGGCGTGATTATGCGTATAGGGATGTGCCGACTCAAGGTGAACATTTTGCCGCTGAAGGTGTGACTGAAGCGCTGATTGAGTGGTCTGAACCCGATACTTTGGCTTGGCCGGCGAAAGTGGATTAA
- a CDS encoding DUF2986 domain-containing protein: MSGVQVQGYNRAPLFRIRIGALMNRKKKINQTLKSKAKKANAKLQSSNKPKYIAKADRESLAAEADSESYAAAVNSVTLDSKSAES; this comes from the coding sequence TTGTCTGGCGTGCAGGTGCAAGGCTATAATCGCGCCCCTTTATTCCGTATCCGCATTGGTGCCTTGATGAACCGCAAAAAGAAGATAAACCAAACCTTGAAGAGCAAGGCGAAAAAGGCCAATGCCAAACTGCAATCGAGCAATAAACCTAAATACATTGCGAAGGCGGATAGGGAATCATTAGCTGCAGAGGCCGATAGCGAGTCGTATGCTGCGGCAGTTAACTCTGTGACTCTTGATAGTAAGTCTGCTGAATCATAA
- a CDS encoding anaerobic C4-dicarboxylate transporter produces MILMEFIVVLSCLLLGTRYGGMGLGLISGIGLFLLIFVFGLAPGQPPVQVMLTILAVIGCAAVLQTAGGLDVMMQFAERLLRRHPQYITILAPLTTWTLTFLCGTGHVVYTMFPIISDIALKKNIRPERPMAVASVASQMAICASPVSVAVVSMVSILASQQGVGRAYNLLEILMVSVPASLCGVMAAALWSLRRGKDLDKDEEFQERIQDPVQRAFIYDKSETLLNQRFPKEAYWATGIFFAAIAAVVLLGSFSELRPAFEVKGKTTLLSMNLVIQMMMLIAGAFILMTCKVKPTNISNGPVFKAGMVAIFSVFGVAWMSDTFFISHMDVLKENLSHVVQSQPWTYALVLFLISKLVNSQAAALTAIAPMGLALGVDPKLLIAFLPASYGYFVLPTYPSDLACIGFDRSGTTKIGKFIINHSFIIPGFIGVGTASTVGYLLATALL; encoded by the coding sequence ATGATTTTAATGGAATTTATAGTAGTGCTTAGTTGCCTACTACTCGGTACCCGCTACGGCGGTATGGGACTCGGCCTCATCAGCGGCATAGGTTTGTTTTTACTGATATTTGTCTTCGGTTTAGCGCCGGGACAACCGCCAGTACAAGTTATGCTAACGATTCTTGCGGTGATCGGCTGTGCGGCCGTATTACAAACCGCAGGCGGTTTGGATGTGATGATGCAGTTTGCCGAGCGCCTACTGCGCCGCCATCCACAATACATCACCATTCTGGCGCCGCTGACCACTTGGACGCTGACCTTTCTTTGCGGTACAGGCCATGTGGTTTACACCATGTTTCCGATTATTTCCGATATCGCGCTGAAGAAAAATATTCGCCCAGAACGCCCAATGGCTGTGGCATCCGTCGCCTCGCAAATGGCAATTTGTGCTTCGCCCGTGTCGGTAGCGGTTGTGTCTATGGTGTCGATTCTCGCATCGCAGCAAGGTGTAGGCCGCGCCTACAATCTGCTCGAAATTTTAATGGTATCCGTACCTGCATCGCTTTGCGGTGTGATGGCCGCAGCGCTTTGGAGTCTACGTCGCGGTAAAGATTTAGATAAAGACGAAGAGTTCCAAGAACGGATTCAAGATCCTGTCCAAAGAGCTTTTATCTACGACAAGAGCGAAACCCTGCTAAACCAACGTTTTCCTAAGGAAGCTTACTGGGCAACGGGGATTTTCTTTGCGGCTATTGCAGCTGTGGTGCTGTTAGGTTCCTTTAGTGAACTGCGCCCTGCCTTTGAAGTTAAAGGGAAAACGACCTTATTATCGATGAACTTAGTCATCCAGATGATGATGTTAATTGCGGGGGCATTTATTCTAATGACCTGCAAAGTCAAGCCAACAAACATCTCTAATGGCCCCGTCTTTAAAGCGGGCATGGTGGCGATTTTCTCAGTATTTGGGGTGGCGTGGATGAGTGATACTTTCTTCATCAGCCATATGGATGTGCTTAAGGAAAACCTGTCCCACGTGGTGCAAAGCCAGCCTTGGACCTATGCCTTAGTGCTGTTTCTTATCTCTAAGCTTGTTAATAGCCAAGCAGCGGCGCTGACTGCCATTGCGCCTATGGGTCTCGCCTTAGGGGTCGATCCAAAACTCTTGATCGCTTTCCTTCCTGCAAGTTACGGTTATTTTGTGCTCCCTACTTATCCAAGCGATCTGGCCTGTATCGGCTTTGACCGTTCAGGTACAACTAAAATAGGTAAGTTCATTATTAACCACAGCTTTATTATTCCAGGTTTTATCGGCGTGGGTACCGCATCGACCGTCGGTTATCTGCTGGCGACAGCCTTGCTCTAG
- a CDS encoding TonB-dependent receptor produces MTFKTSFVALAVFAALSQSAVAQDAPDSNSNNKNKDIEKITVTASRMDKSPSSIPNTVTIIDRAQLEEQFRTTKDLSTIIGNLAPSFSPSRQKMSNTGETLRGRPPLIMIDGVPQSNPLRSGGRSGQTIDPAMIERIEIIHGANAMHGLGAQGGIINYITKKPTGDSEQVASFDVTVPDSMKSNGLSFGASYAFSGESEFIDMIGSVSYRNNGVYYDANHNVVGVDTTQGESMDSQSTDFFIKLGHNFDESRLELMVNHYTADNNGDWMPVAGDKPNGVPTGAVKETQPWEAANNQVTTTSLTYTHANIGGQQLNLQLFNQDFKAVYGGGCFDSFYDPSFEGSDQVIQCGVGSKGESLYYEQSRNASVKWGLKSSLIAKDIAGSGIDAAYGIDLFRDTTEQDLVKTGFSWVPESTYDNVAPYLQLDYDLIENLTLSTGVRYEHAELSVDDYKTLWGAGNKQIAGGSATFDETLFNVGISYKITPDIRVYTSYNQGFGMPDIGRILRDGKSFPGDNPSIDDSLALTPLVTDNVEVGADYQGKYLSAKLAYYRSATDFGSRLALNSDGFYDVKREKSVIDGIEANVTAYLTSNDDLGMNIAFQQGEYDSNGDNQVDTDLDGANISPNRINLFWTHNFDNDMSTRVQANYYMDRDFKNAVGNKYAEFDGYTTVDASFSMPLYTGTLSLGLQNLFNKDYFNYYSQTMGTNDRYFKGMGRTATIGYTLPF; encoded by the coding sequence ATGACATTCAAAACCTCGTTTGTTGCTTTAGCCGTATTTGCAGCGCTAAGCCAATCCGCTGTGGCTCAAGATGCCCCCGATAGCAATTCAAACAACAAAAATAAAGACATAGAAAAAATCACAGTCACCGCGAGTCGGATGGATAAATCCCCCAGCTCAATCCCCAATACCGTCACTATCATCGACCGCGCCCAGTTAGAAGAACAGTTCCGCACCACTAAAGATTTGTCGACCATTATCGGTAACTTAGCCCCGAGCTTTTCGCCAAGCCGCCAGAAGATGAGTAACACAGGCGAAACCCTGCGTGGTCGCCCGCCGCTGATCATGATCGACGGCGTACCGCAATCAAACCCACTTCGCAGTGGGGGTCGCTCGGGTCAAACCATAGATCCAGCCATGATTGAGCGTATCGAAATCATTCACGGTGCCAATGCAATGCACGGTCTTGGTGCCCAAGGCGGCATCATCAATTACATCACTAAAAAACCGACGGGCGACAGCGAACAGGTTGCAAGTTTCGATGTGACAGTTCCTGATTCGATGAAATCTAACGGTTTAAGCTTTGGTGCCAGCTATGCGTTTTCTGGCGAGTCAGAATTTATCGACATGATAGGTTCGGTTAGCTACCGCAATAATGGCGTCTATTATGATGCCAACCATAACGTCGTAGGTGTGGACACGACTCAAGGCGAGTCGATGGACAGCCAAAGCACCGACTTCTTCATTAAGCTTGGCCACAACTTCGACGAGTCGCGCCTTGAACTAATGGTTAACCATTACACCGCAGACAACAATGGCGATTGGATGCCAGTCGCAGGCGACAAGCCCAATGGCGTGCCCACGGGCGCAGTTAAAGAAACTCAGCCATGGGAAGCGGCCAATAACCAAGTGACCACCACCAGTTTGACTTACACCCACGCCAACATTGGTGGCCAACAACTTAACCTGCAACTCTTTAATCAAGATTTTAAAGCGGTTTATGGTGGCGGCTGTTTCGACAGTTTCTACGATCCATCCTTCGAAGGTAGCGACCAAGTGATCCAGTGCGGTGTCGGCAGCAAAGGCGAAAGCTTGTACTACGAGCAATCGCGTAATGCTTCTGTTAAATGGGGGTTAAAAAGCTCATTGATTGCTAAGGATATTGCGGGTTCAGGGATTGATGCGGCCTACGGTATCGACCTTTTCCGTGATACCACAGAGCAAGATTTAGTGAAAACGGGTTTTTCGTGGGTTCCGGAAAGCACCTATGACAACGTCGCGCCATACTTGCAGTTAGATTATGATTTAATTGAAAATCTAACCTTATCGACCGGTGTTCGTTACGAACATGCCGAGTTAAGTGTCGACGACTACAAAACCCTATGGGGTGCGGGTAATAAGCAAATTGCAGGTGGCTCAGCCACCTTCGATGAAACCTTATTCAACGTCGGTATCTCCTACAAAATCACCCCAGACATTCGCGTTTATACCAGCTATAACCAAGGTTTTGGCATGCCGGATATCGGCCGAATTCTGCGTGATGGTAAAAGCTTCCCCGGCGACAATCCCAGCATAGATGACTCATTGGCACTCACGCCGCTCGTCACAGATAACGTCGAAGTCGGCGCCGATTACCAAGGTAAATACTTAAGCGCCAAGCTAGCTTACTATCGTTCGGCCACTGATTTTGGTTCACGTTTAGCCTTAAATAGTGATGGTTTCTACGACGTGAAGCGGGAAAAAAGTGTGATCGATGGGATCGAAGCCAATGTCACCGCCTACCTCACCAGCAATGATGATCTCGGCATGAATATCGCCTTCCAGCAGGGCGAATACGATTCAAATGGTGATAACCAAGTCGATACCGATCTCGATGGTGCAAATATTTCACCCAACCGTATCAACCTGTTCTGGACCCATAACTTCGATAATGACATGTCGACCCGCGTTCAAGCCAATTACTACATGGACCGCGACTTTAAAAATGCGGTGGGTAACAAGTATGCAGAATTTGATGGCTATACCACAGTCGATGCTTCCTTCTCTATGCCGCTTTACACTGGCACCCTGAGCTTAGGTCTGCAAAACCTGTTTAATAAGGATTATTTCAATTATTACTCACAAACCATGGGTACAAATGATCGTTATTTCAAAGGCATGGGACGTACTGCGACAATAGGCTACACCTTGCCTTTCTAA
- a CDS encoding sensor histidine kinase produces the protein MTVIIGALLFALYRQLIIEQQYQVTQYLESETQRYQQLALTVDRRSFAAQIRAADPQTALIAWRNSYDMVGALSFMPEGMPMLPQTRDFPILTGGPDKLHILTGGLVMTRYGPVLIATRTDNLATLIDKFISAAATAVMLTIVLTLALGYLFSKAILRRLVQYNRLSEQIERGHYDTRLPLSWRQDEFDMLALQFNNVLDILENNLMAVRGATDNIAHDLRTPLSHIRIGLEELASKPSDEISEGCAILTEELDHCLATFDAMLSLTRIEEGQQTLDLQELSLAQLCTDLLDMADAVAESNEQTLSLSLLADHKVFGDKYLLFQALYNLVDNAMKYSGQGARIEIIQSGPQIQIRDNGPGIPDDSKERVFERLVRLDPSRHLQGTGLGLSMVKAILSRHNAKINLTDNHPGLVVTIKF, from the coding sequence GTGACAGTGATCATTGGGGCGCTGCTATTTGCCCTCTATCGACAGTTGATCATCGAGCAACAGTATCAAGTGACTCAATATTTAGAGTCAGAGACCCAACGTTATCAGCAACTTGCCCTAACGGTTGACCGCCGTAGTTTTGCCGCTCAAATCCGCGCCGCCGATCCACAAACCGCTCTGATCGCTTGGCGTAATAGCTACGATATGGTCGGTGCCTTGAGCTTTATGCCCGAAGGCATGCCCATGCTGCCGCAAACGCGGGATTTCCCCATCTTAACCGGTGGCCCAGATAAGCTGCATATTCTTACCGGCGGGTTGGTAATGACCCGCTACGGCCCAGTGTTGATTGCGACCCGTACCGATAACTTAGCGACGTTAATCGATAAGTTTATCAGCGCCGCGGCGACAGCCGTGATGCTTACAATAGTGTTGACCTTAGCGCTCGGCTATCTGTTTTCTAAGGCGATTTTACGTCGATTAGTACAATACAACCGCTTGAGTGAACAGATTGAACGCGGCCACTATGATACCCGCTTGCCCTTGAGTTGGCGTCAGGATGAGTTTGATATGTTGGCGCTGCAGTTTAATAATGTGCTGGATATCCTCGAAAATAACCTGATGGCAGTGCGCGGCGCGACCGATAATATCGCCCATGATTTACGTACTCCACTGTCACATATCCGCATTGGTCTTGAAGAGCTGGCGAGTAAGCCGAGTGATGAGATTAGCGAAGGTTGCGCGATTTTGACCGAAGAGCTCGATCATTGTTTAGCGACATTTGATGCCATGTTGTCACTCACGCGTATCGAAGAAGGTCAGCAGACGCTCGATTTGCAGGAGTTAAGCCTAGCGCAACTGTGTACCGATTTGTTGGACATGGCCGATGCCGTGGCAGAATCCAATGAGCAAACCTTGAGTTTGTCGCTGTTGGCTGACCATAAGGTATTTGGTGATAAATACTTATTATTCCAAGCTTTATATAATCTCGTCGATAACGCGATGAAGTATTCTGGCCAAGGTGCGCGGATTGAAATTATTCAGTCAGGCCCACAAATTCAGATCCGCGATAATGGCCCCGGTATTCCCGACGACAGTAAAGAAAGAGTGTTCGAACGCTTAGTGCGCCTCGACCCTAGTCGGCATTTACAGGGTACAGGTTTAGGATTATCTATGGTCAAAGCGATTCTCTCACGGCACAATGCCAAAATTAATCTCACGGATAATCATCCCGGCTTAGTGGTCACTATTAAGTTTTAA
- a CDS encoding PrnB family protein, which translates to MKPATFNTEAFDDWIRSRFVELNSELEQLYYQQADRANVLDIGAEAKLALESEGRELIKALLDEGNTDEGFDSAFDLLGNVGLYMAACRRHEITEPSRETTSPLAEASALAMHIGASIGVTPRFATAHLTTHNRAHNGIYKRFTDLPAEKLFVDYNTKGILAYKRAAEALLKIQPLGISHPISHDLLRVAKQALQDVIESNTQLFNRLDTDRFFYCVRPYYKPYRVGSVIYRGANAGDFAGINVIDLTLGLCFANEASYSQMLVDKFLYMMPEDQQILRECMRRPNLMDDFLQAKDSANQTWYQENLRLFIEVCELHGETAIQHHNELVTKYIAEPSISMEQQHLAKVTASGPPLHVLLGSLERLRDRRAAAQRSDIRTRYYEIKKLKESLR; encoded by the coding sequence GTGAAACCAGCCACCTTTAATACCGAAGCCTTCGATGATTGGATCCGCAGTCGCTTTGTCGAACTCAACTCAGAGCTCGAACAGCTTTACTACCAACAAGCGGATCGGGCCAATGTGCTTGATATCGGCGCAGAAGCTAAGTTGGCGCTGGAGAGTGAAGGGCGAGAGTTGATTAAGGCCTTGCTCGATGAGGGCAATACCGACGAAGGGTTCGACAGTGCTTTTGATTTACTCGGCAATGTGGGCCTGTATATGGCGGCCTGTCGACGCCATGAGATTACCGAGCCTTCGCGGGAAACCACATCGCCATTAGCCGAAGCCTCCGCGCTTGCCATGCACATCGGCGCTTCAATAGGCGTCACGCCGCGCTTTGCTACCGCACATTTAACTACGCACAATCGTGCCCACAATGGCATTTATAAGCGCTTTACCGATCTTCCCGCTGAAAAGTTGTTTGTGGATTACAACACTAAAGGCATTTTGGCCTATAAACGCGCCGCCGAAGCGCTATTGAAGATCCAGCCTTTGGGTATTTCCCATCCCATCAGTCACGATTTACTGCGAGTCGCTAAACAGGCATTGCAGGATGTGATTGAGTCGAATACTCAATTATTCAATCGATTAGATACGGATCGTTTCTTTTACTGTGTTCGCCCTTACTACAAACCTTATCGGGTGGGCTCGGTCATTTATCGCGGTGCCAACGCCGGGGATTTTGCGGGGATTAATGTGATCGATTTAACACTAGGTCTTTGTTTCGCCAATGAAGCTTCCTACTCGCAAATGCTGGTGGACAAGTTTTTGTACATGATGCCAGAGGATCAGCAGATATTGCGTGAGTGCATGCGTCGACCGAATTTAATGGATGATTTCCTGCAGGCAAAAGACAGTGCGAACCAAACTTGGTATCAAGAAAATTTGCGACTCTTTATCGAAGTCTGCGAATTACATGGCGAGACTGCGATTCAGCATCATAATGAGTTAGTGACTAAATATATTGCCGAGCCTTCGATAAGTATGGAGCAGCAGCATTTAGCTAAGGTTACCGCCAGTGGTCCGCCACTGCATGTGCTACTCGGTTCATTGGAGCGACTCAGAGATAGGCGCGCCGCCGCTCAGCGCAGCGATATTCGGACGCGTTATTATGAGATTAAAAAATTAAAAGAGAGTTTGAGATAA